One stretch of Arachis hypogaea cultivar Tifrunner chromosome 20, arahy.Tifrunner.gnm2.J5K5, whole genome shotgun sequence DNA includes these proteins:
- the LOC112783469 gene encoding E3 ubiquitin-protein ligase MBR2 isoform X2 — MQGQRRTTGSFPAIVGMMQGPNSSGTDMNHQSSLNHVQSTVDFRLSDYRGSTGETACLRATGPNVQSFSGWNTGEPSSRLNLINQVNDEGLKSEHGPSSSCSATAEDGLRTEERSFEPNNMIFPVSSNTNLHGNHSRIQPSFLQGSSSSHITQNGNLDMEHTAQAANRGKGIAASSSVNHNDSGGYDREQTAFSSASYNRHTGTSSENPGFMTWGNSGSSSSALVNWGSSCKRKALEGSSGQLCTGGSSNSLLQSENGCWPTNPVDLNVSSSLNVSMPLEDVPVTLPPLQLNLRSEVRQGATDAFPLINVPENVERPLRNFDRRMAHVQHQESIPLNLPSAVSSRHHNHSSPHQIPCSHSFNDSLELRLTPGVNAANSGAPQNQSPPLNMPPFPWNRASNPRGARTSTSHNSVERVVQEDFNIRIFPRESSGHPTNVPAPTVHEPTPWRTSSANANNSGGVPTTSWMGSSSNIVPLPNPSWIVNPEVPTDNLQRLSEFSPWSLFPSISSASSVQNGHSAPSSSGSSSITQGSRNNQPYLRAALLMERRGGDVLSTPRALTVDNEGRRRLISEDYMLFDPFIYHGMAELHDRHREMRLDVDNMSYEELLALEERIGDVSTGLSEDVIMKSMKQQIYMSVMAESSTDLEPCCICQEDYTEGENVGSLDCGHEFHSNCIKQWLMQKNLCPICKTTGLAT, encoded by the exons ATGCAAGGTCAAAGAAGGACAACTGGGTCATTCCCTGCTATTGTTGGTATGATGCAAGGGCCTAACTCGAGCGGCACTGATATGAATCATCAGTCTTCTTTGAATCATGTGCAAAGTACCGTAGATTTCCGGTTGTCAGATTATAGAGGGTCCACTGGCGAGACTGCTTGTTTACGAGCTACTGGTCCTAACGTACAGAGTTTTAGTGGCTGGAATACTGGTGAACCGAGTTCTAGACTGAATCTGATCAACCAAGTCAATGATGAAGGTCTAAAATCTGAACATGGTCCATCTTCATCATGTAGTGCTACTGCTGAGGATGGTCTCAGAACAGAGGAAAGGTCATTTGAACCAAATAATATGATTTTTCCAGTTAGTTCAAATACTAATCTACATGGAAATCATTCTAGAATTCAGCCTTCTTTTTTGCAAGGATCCAGCTCCAGTCATATAACCCAGAATGGTAATCTAGATATGGAGCACACAGCACAAGCTGCTAACCGTGGGAAAGGCATAGCAGCAAGTAGCAGTGTGAATCACAATGATAGtggtggatatgatagagagcaAACAGCTTTCAGCAGTGCTTCATACAATCGTCATACTGGAACTTCATCCGAAAACCCTGGATTCATGACTTGGGGAAATAGTGGCAGTTCAAGTTCTGCTTTAGTTAATTGGGGTTCTTCCTGCAAGAGAAAGGCCCTTGAAGGTAGTTCTGGTCAACTGTGTACTGGAGGAAGCTCAAACTCTCTTTTACAATCCGAAAATGGATGCTGGCCCACTAATCCTGTTGATCTTAATGTTTCAAGCAGTTTAAATGTTTCAATGCCCTTAGAGGATGTTCCTGTCACTCTTCCTCCATTACAGCTGAACTTGAGAAGTGAAGTGAGACAAGGAGCAACTGATGCATTTCCCTTAATAAATGTCCCAGAAAATGTGGAAAGGCCTCTCAGAAACTTTGATAGGAGAATGGCCCATGTACAGCATCAGGAATCTATACCTCTCAATTTACCATCAGCAGTGAGTTCTAGGCATCATAATCATTCTTCTCCCCATCAAATACCTTGCTCCCACTCGTTTAATGATTCTTTGGAATTGAGGTTAACGCCTGGAGTAAATGCTGCCAATTCTGGTGCTCCTCAGAACCAGTCACCTCCCCTTAACATGCCTCCTTTTCCTTGGAATAGAGCTTCTAACCCTAGAGGGGCTAGAACTTCAACTTCTCATAACTCTGTAGAAAGAGTGGTACAGGAAGATTTTAATATAAGAATTTTTCCAAGAGAGAGTTCTGGGCACCCGACAAATGTACCTGCACCCACAGTACATGAACCAACACCTTGGCGTACATCCTCTGCTAATGCAAACAATTCTGGAGGTGTACCTACTACATCTTGGATGGGATCTAGTTCAAACATCGTTCCATTACCTAATCCCAGCTGGATTGTTAACCCTGAAGTCCCTACAGATAATCTGCAAAGATTGTCAGAGTTCAGTCCTTGGTCTCTTTTTCCATCAATTAGCTCAGCATCCAGTGTTCAGAATGGTCATTCTGCTCCATCTTCTTCAGGATCCTCTTCTATTACTCAGGGGTCCCGCAACAATCAGCCATATCTAAGAGCAGCATTGTTAATGGAAAGGAGGGGTGGTGATGTACTCTCTACTCCGCGAGCATTAACCGTTGACAATGAGGGAAGACGCCGACTAATATCTGAG GATTATATGCTTTTTGACCCTTTCATATATCATGGGATGGCTGAACTGCATGACAGGCACAGAGAAATGCGCCTTGATGTTGATAACATGTCTTATGAG GAATTGTTGGCATTGGAGGAGCGAATTGGAGATGTCAGCACTGGATTGAGCGAGGATGTCATTATGAAGTCAATGAAACAGCAAATATACATGTCTGTTATGGCGGAGTCTTCTACAGATCTTGAGCCTTGTTGTATCTGTCAG GAGGATTATACTGAGGGAGAGAATGTTGGCTCGCTAGATTGTGGACATGAATTTCACAGTAATTGCATCAAGCAATGGCTAATGCAGAAGAACCTTTGCCCCATTTGCAAAACAACAGGCTTAGCTACATGA
- the LOC112783469 gene encoding E3 ubiquitin-protein ligase MBR2 isoform X1, which translates to MQGQRRTTGSFPAIVGMMQGPNSSGTDMNHQSSLNHVQSTVDFRLSDYRGSTGETACLRATGPNVQSFSGWNTGEPSSRLNLINQVNDEGLKSEHGPSSSCSATAEDGLRTEERSFEPNNMIFPVSSNTNLHGNHSRIQPSFLQGSSSSHITQNGNLDMEHTAQAANRGKGIAASSSVNHNDSGGYDREQTAFSSASYNRHTGTSSENPGFMTWGNSGSSSSALVNWGSSCKRKALEGSSGQLCTGGSSNSLLQSENGCWPTNPVDLNVSSSLNVSMPLEDVPVTLPPLQLNLRSEVRQGATDAFPLINVPENVERPLRNFDRRMAHVQHQESIPLNLPSAVSSRHHNHSSPHQIPCSHSFNDSLELRLTPGVNAANSGAPQNQSPPLNMPPFPWNRASNPRGARTSTSHNSVERVVQEDFNIRIFPRESSGHPTNVPAPTVHEPTPWRTSSANANNSGGVPTTSWMGSSSNIVPLPNPSWIVNPEVPTDNLQRLSEFSPWSLFPSISSASSVQNGHSAPSSSGSSSITQGSRNNQPYLRAALLMERRGGDVLSTPRALTVDNEGRRRLISEIRQVLIAMRRGDNLRAEDYMLFDPFIYHGMAELHDRHREMRLDVDNMSYEELLALEERIGDVSTGLSEDVIMKSMKQQIYMSVMAESSTDLEPCCICQEDYTEGENVGSLDCGHEFHSNCIKQWLMQKNLCPICKTTGLAT; encoded by the exons ATGCAAGGTCAAAGAAGGACAACTGGGTCATTCCCTGCTATTGTTGGTATGATGCAAGGGCCTAACTCGAGCGGCACTGATATGAATCATCAGTCTTCTTTGAATCATGTGCAAAGTACCGTAGATTTCCGGTTGTCAGATTATAGAGGGTCCACTGGCGAGACTGCTTGTTTACGAGCTACTGGTCCTAACGTACAGAGTTTTAGTGGCTGGAATACTGGTGAACCGAGTTCTAGACTGAATCTGATCAACCAAGTCAATGATGAAGGTCTAAAATCTGAACATGGTCCATCTTCATCATGTAGTGCTACTGCTGAGGATGGTCTCAGAACAGAGGAAAGGTCATTTGAACCAAATAATATGATTTTTCCAGTTAGTTCAAATACTAATCTACATGGAAATCATTCTAGAATTCAGCCTTCTTTTTTGCAAGGATCCAGCTCCAGTCATATAACCCAGAATGGTAATCTAGATATGGAGCACACAGCACAAGCTGCTAACCGTGGGAAAGGCATAGCAGCAAGTAGCAGTGTGAATCACAATGATAGtggtggatatgatagagagcaAACAGCTTTCAGCAGTGCTTCATACAATCGTCATACTGGAACTTCATCCGAAAACCCTGGATTCATGACTTGGGGAAATAGTGGCAGTTCAAGTTCTGCTTTAGTTAATTGGGGTTCTTCCTGCAAGAGAAAGGCCCTTGAAGGTAGTTCTGGTCAACTGTGTACTGGAGGAAGCTCAAACTCTCTTTTACAATCCGAAAATGGATGCTGGCCCACTAATCCTGTTGATCTTAATGTTTCAAGCAGTTTAAATGTTTCAATGCCCTTAGAGGATGTTCCTGTCACTCTTCCTCCATTACAGCTGAACTTGAGAAGTGAAGTGAGACAAGGAGCAACTGATGCATTTCCCTTAATAAATGTCCCAGAAAATGTGGAAAGGCCTCTCAGAAACTTTGATAGGAGAATGGCCCATGTACAGCATCAGGAATCTATACCTCTCAATTTACCATCAGCAGTGAGTTCTAGGCATCATAATCATTCTTCTCCCCATCAAATACCTTGCTCCCACTCGTTTAATGATTCTTTGGAATTGAGGTTAACGCCTGGAGTAAATGCTGCCAATTCTGGTGCTCCTCAGAACCAGTCACCTCCCCTTAACATGCCTCCTTTTCCTTGGAATAGAGCTTCTAACCCTAGAGGGGCTAGAACTTCAACTTCTCATAACTCTGTAGAAAGAGTGGTACAGGAAGATTTTAATATAAGAATTTTTCCAAGAGAGAGTTCTGGGCACCCGACAAATGTACCTGCACCCACAGTACATGAACCAACACCTTGGCGTACATCCTCTGCTAATGCAAACAATTCTGGAGGTGTACCTACTACATCTTGGATGGGATCTAGTTCAAACATCGTTCCATTACCTAATCCCAGCTGGATTGTTAACCCTGAAGTCCCTACAGATAATCTGCAAAGATTGTCAGAGTTCAGTCCTTGGTCTCTTTTTCCATCAATTAGCTCAGCATCCAGTGTTCAGAATGGTCATTCTGCTCCATCTTCTTCAGGATCCTCTTCTATTACTCAGGGGTCCCGCAACAATCAGCCATATCTAAGAGCAGCATTGTTAATGGAAAGGAGGGGTGGTGATGTACTCTCTACTCCGCGAGCATTAACCGTTGACAATGAGGGAAGACGCCGACTAATATCTGAG ATTCGCCAAGTCTTGATTGCAATGCGGAGGGGTGATAACTTAAGGGCCGAG GATTATATGCTTTTTGACCCTTTCATATATCATGGGATGGCTGAACTGCATGACAGGCACAGAGAAATGCGCCTTGATGTTGATAACATGTCTTATGAG GAATTGTTGGCATTGGAGGAGCGAATTGGAGATGTCAGCACTGGATTGAGCGAGGATGTCATTATGAAGTCAATGAAACAGCAAATATACATGTCTGTTATGGCGGAGTCTTCTACAGATCTTGAGCCTTGTTGTATCTGTCAG GAGGATTATACTGAGGGAGAGAATGTTGGCTCGCTAGATTGTGGACATGAATTTCACAGTAATTGCATCAAGCAATGGCTAATGCAGAAGAACCTTTGCCCCATTTGCAAAACAACAGGCTTAGCTACATGA